A single window of Rhizobium sp. SL42 DNA harbors:
- a CDS encoding efflux RND transporter periplasmic adaptor subunit: MPLWKQLGLSLLLLFAGLCLWVYVSPQAGQTLVQMGVPQNVVSLVSNSAAGGEGQQAQGQSSDQSRGKGQAAGQGQRQGGRNQSILIVTQPVTVGVLNDRLSAIGDGEAIQAVTVMPQASGTITEILVSSGERVTKGQVIAKLDDDEQIILRDLAKVGLRSASEKSESYRNLQSFSRLEVLDAQIALEQAQLALTTAELNLKRRDIVAPIDGIIGIVGVSIGDNVTTSSNVVTLDNRSELLVDFWAPERFATAVKAGMAIEAISVSRPGEVFSGKIDAVDNRVDPASRTIRIRARIDNSNDLLRAGMSFNVTMQFAGDRYPAVNPLAVQWDGQGSFVWQVKDDKSIKTRVRIIQRNSDQILVESTLKEGDVVAIEGLQRVRDGGGVQVAGSDKGAATPEVASQ, translated from the coding sequence ATGCCGCTTTGGAAGCAACTCGGTCTTAGTCTGTTGCTGCTTTTCGCAGGGCTGTGTCTTTGGGTCTATGTGTCGCCGCAGGCTGGCCAGACCCTGGTTCAGATGGGCGTGCCGCAGAATGTCGTTTCGCTTGTTTCAAATTCGGCAGCAGGTGGTGAAGGGCAGCAGGCCCAAGGCCAGTCATCGGATCAGTCGCGGGGCAAGGGGCAGGCTGCAGGCCAAGGGCAGCGTCAGGGCGGTCGCAACCAGTCGATCCTGATCGTCACTCAACCGGTTACGGTTGGCGTGCTGAACGACCGCCTGAGCGCAATCGGCGACGGCGAAGCCATCCAGGCGGTTACCGTGATGCCACAGGCTTCCGGAACGATCACCGAGATCCTCGTATCCTCCGGCGAACGGGTGACGAAGGGGCAGGTTATCGCCAAGCTCGATGACGATGAGCAGATCATATTGCGTGACCTGGCCAAGGTCGGTCTGCGCAGCGCCAGTGAAAAATCCGAATCCTATCGCAACCTGCAGAGCTTCTCGCGGCTCGAAGTTCTCGACGCCCAGATTGCGCTGGAACAGGCGCAATTGGCCCTGACAACAGCGGAACTCAATCTCAAGCGACGCGACATCGTTGCCCCGATCGACGGGATCATCGGTATCGTCGGGGTCAGCATCGGCGACAATGTCACCACATCGAGCAATGTGGTCACGCTGGACAACCGGTCCGAATTGCTGGTCGATTTCTGGGCGCCAGAGCGGTTTGCGACGGCCGTCAAGGCGGGCATGGCGATCGAGGCGATTTCGGTTTCGAGGCCGGGCGAGGTGTTTTCCGGCAAGATCGATGCCGTCGACAACCGGGTTGACCCGGCGAGCCGCACGATTCGTATTCGCGCCCGGATCGACAATTCCAACGATCTGCTGCGGGCCGGCATGTCGTTCAATGTGACCATGCAGTTTGCCGGAGATCGCTATCCTGCCGTCAATCCTCTCGCAGTCCAGTGGGACGGGCAGGGATCGTTCGTCTGGCAGGTCAAGGATGACAAGTCGATCAAGACGCGGGTGCGCATCATCCAGCGCAATTCGGACCAGATACTTGTCGAGTCCACTCTCAAGGAAGGCGATGTCGTCGCCATCGAGGGCTTGCAGCGCGTGCGCGATGGTGGTGGTGTTCAGGTCGCGGGCAGCGACAAGGGCGCGGCGACCCCGGAGGTGGCAAGCCAATGA
- a CDS encoding ATP-dependent helicase: MSNGFDDIPFFDEEPAPRKPAPAKASTAAPSSGSGLGIAARAMAARDQARIPDYLSGLNPEQRLAVETVDGPLLVLAGAGTGKTRVLTTRIAHILATNRAFPSQLLAVTFTNKAAREMKERIGHLVGGAVEGMPWLGTFHSIGVKLLRRHAELVGLSSDFTILDTDDVVRLIKQIIQAEGLDDKRWPAKQFAAMIDGWKNKALEPAQIPEGDARAFANGKGRELYATYQARLKTLNACDFGDLLLHPIRMFRANPDVLREYHQKFKYILVDEYQDTNTAQYMWLRLLAQRPAGVQQNVCCVGDDDQSIYGWRGAEVDNILRFDKDFPGAKVIKLERNYRSTEHILGAAGHLIAHNEGRLGKTLFTDRVDPNDDKVVVHAAWDSEEEARAVGEEIEQLQRNQHPLNNMAILVRASFQMREFEDRFVTLGLNYRVIGGPRFYERLEIRDAMAYFRLVCQPADDLAFERIVNTPKRGLGDTTIRNLHDYARARDIPMLAAAADIIETDELKPKARKSLFDVVTDFRRWQTLLENTPHTELAEQILDESGYTAMWQNDKSAEAPGRLENLKELVRSMEAFESMRSFLEHVSLVMDTEQNAEMDAVSIMTLHSAKGLEFETVFLPGWEEGLFPHQRALDEGGRSGLEEERRLAYVGITRAKRRCHIWFVSNRRIHGLWQSTMPSRFLDELPPAHVEVAESETSYGGYGRNPYGQSRFDKQEPFQNSYSTPGWKRAQANKTDATRDNWGSRSGHAVERIGYGESGPRAKTIDGDLVAKSTSNEPSRFSVGDRVFHIKFGNGNIASIEGNKLTIDFDRAGQKRVLDGFVEMAG, translated from the coding sequence ATGAGTAACGGTTTCGACGACATTCCTTTCTTCGATGAAGAACCTGCCCCGCGCAAGCCGGCGCCGGCGAAAGCCAGCACCGCTGCCCCATCTTCCGGCAGCGGGCTGGGTATTGCCGCCCGCGCCATGGCGGCGCGCGACCAGGCACGCATTCCCGATTATCTCTCCGGTTTGAACCCTGAACAACGCCTGGCCGTCGAAACTGTCGATGGTCCGCTTCTTGTGCTGGCGGGCGCGGGAACCGGTAAGACCCGTGTGCTCACCACCCGCATCGCTCATATTCTTGCGACCAACCGCGCCTTCCCCTCTCAGCTTCTCGCCGTGACCTTCACCAACAAGGCGGCACGGGAGATGAAGGAGCGCATCGGCCACCTTGTCGGCGGTGCCGTTGAAGGCATGCCCTGGCTCGGAACCTTCCACTCGATCGGCGTCAAACTCCTGCGTCGCCATGCCGAACTGGTTGGGCTCTCGTCGGATTTCACTATTCTTGATACCGATGACGTGGTGCGCCTGATCAAGCAGATCATTCAGGCCGAGGGCCTTGACGACAAGCGCTGGCCGGCCAAGCAATTTGCCGCCATGATCGATGGCTGGAAGAACAAGGCACTCGAACCGGCGCAGATCCCCGAAGGAGATGCCCGTGCTTTCGCAAACGGCAAGGGCCGCGAACTCTATGCCACGTATCAGGCCCGCCTGAAGACTCTGAACGCCTGCGATTTCGGCGATCTCCTGCTTCATCCGATCCGCATGTTCCGCGCCAATCCGGATGTGCTGAGGGAGTATCACCAGAAGTTCAAATACATTCTGGTGGACGAGTATCAGGACACCAACACAGCCCAGTACATGTGGCTCAGGCTGCTGGCGCAGCGTCCCGCAGGTGTTCAACAGAACGTATGTTGCGTCGGCGACGACGACCAGTCGATCTATGGCTGGCGCGGCGCCGAAGTCGACAATATTCTGCGTTTCGACAAGGATTTCCCCGGCGCCAAGGTCATCAAGCTGGAGCGCAACTACCGCTCGACGGAACACATTCTGGGTGCCGCCGGCCATCTGATCGCCCATAACGAAGGCCGCCTCGGCAAGACGCTATTCACTGACCGCGTCGACCCCAACGACGACAAGGTCGTCGTGCACGCAGCTTGGGATTCTGAAGAGGAAGCCCGAGCCGTCGGCGAGGAAATCGAGCAGCTGCAACGCAACCAGCACCCGCTCAACAATATGGCTATCCTGGTGCGCGCATCCTTCCAGATGCGCGAGTTCGAAGACCGTTTCGTCACGCTCGGCCTGAACTACCGCGTCATCGGCGGCCCGCGCTTTTACGAACGCCTCGAAATCCGCGATGCAATGGCCTATTTCCGACTTGTCTGCCAGCCAGCCGACGATCTGGCTTTTGAACGCATAGTCAACACGCCCAAACGCGGTCTCGGCGACACGACCATCCGCAATCTGCACGACTATGCGCGCGCCCGTGACATTCCGATGCTGGCGGCAGCCGCCGACATCATCGAGACCGACGAACTAAAGCCGAAAGCGCGCAAGTCGCTGTTTGATGTCGTGACCGACTTCCGCCGCTGGCAGACGCTTCTGGAAAACACGCCCCATACCGAGCTTGCCGAACAAATCTTGGACGAGAGCGGCTACACGGCCATGTGGCAGAACGACAAATCCGCAGAGGCGCCGGGGCGCCTCGAAAACCTGAAAGAACTCGTCCGCTCGATGGAAGCCTTCGAGAGCATGCGCAGCTTCCTCGAACACGTGTCGCTGGTCATGGATACCGAGCAGAATGCCGAGATGGACGCCGTCTCGATCATGACGCTGCATTCGGCCAAGGGCCTTGAATTCGAAACCGTATTCCTCCCCGGCTGGGAGGAAGGCCTCTTCCCCCACCAGCGCGCGCTGGATGAAGGCGGCCGCTCGGGCCTCGAGGAGGAACGCCGTCTCGCCTATGTCGGCATCACGCGTGCCAAACGACGCTGCCATATCTGGTTCGTGTCCAACCGACGTATCCATGGCCTTTGGCAATCCACCATGCCTTCGCGCTTCCTCGACGAATTGCCGCCGGCCCATGTCGAGGTCGCGGAATCCGAGACGTCCTACGGCGGCTATGGTCGCAACCCCTATGGCCAGTCGCGCTTCGACAAGCAGGAACCTTTCCAGAATTCCTATTCGACACCCGGCTGGAAGCGCGCGCAGGCCAACAAGACCGATGCCACGCGGGACAATTGGGGCAGTCGCTCCGGCCATGCCGTGGAACGCATCGGCTATGGCGAGAGCGGCCCGCGCGCAAAAACCATCGACGGCGACCTGGTGGCAAAATCCACCAGCAACGAGCCGTCGCGCTTTTCCGTGGGCGACCGCGTCTTCCACATCAAGTTCGGCAATGGCAACATCGCCTCGATTGAAGGTAACAAGCTGACCATCGATTTCGACCGGGCAGGACAAAAGCGCGTGCTGGACGGCTTTGTCGAAATGGCAGGCTGA
- a CDS encoding glycosyltransferase family 25 protein, protein MHFLPKSQMTLSVYLINMDGATDRLAAMTEKLQAASLEYERVPGVNGRAISFPIKEFSELSYKLLHGRRTTPAEVGCYLSHVDCARRLLASHTDLALILEDDVSFEPDFLNSVDCAAMHPTDWDILRLTTVNRGRKYPFKDLENGRSLALALTREKGAGAYVINREAARWIVNRLLPMRLAYDIAFDLEYLDGLKAAFIHPQPASQYSEHETQIQSNMQQYKLPRWRYLTVLPYRAYLEVSRFFSRGFQLLKNRFF, encoded by the coding sequence TTGCATTTTCTGCCAAAGAGCCAGATGACGCTGTCCGTCTACCTGATCAACATGGACGGGGCGACGGATCGCCTCGCCGCGATGACGGAAAAACTCCAGGCTGCCAGCCTCGAATACGAGCGTGTGCCCGGTGTGAACGGACGCGCGATCAGCTTTCCGATCAAGGAATTCAGCGAACTGTCCTACAAGCTTCTGCATGGACGGCGGACCACACCGGCTGAAGTCGGCTGCTATCTGAGCCATGTCGATTGTGCCCGCCGCCTGCTCGCCAGCCACACCGACCTCGCACTGATCCTTGAAGACGACGTATCCTTCGAGCCGGACTTTCTCAACAGTGTCGACTGTGCTGCCATGCACCCGACCGACTGGGACATCCTTCGCCTGACAACCGTGAACCGGGGGCGGAAATACCCCTTCAAGGACCTGGAGAACGGTCGCTCTCTGGCGCTTGCGCTGACGAGGGAAAAAGGGGCCGGCGCCTATGTCATCAATCGCGAGGCGGCACGCTGGATCGTCAACCGATTGCTCCCGATGCGGCTCGCCTATGACATTGCCTTTGATCTCGAATATCTCGACGGCCTCAAGGCCGCCTTCATACACCCGCAACCGGCCAGCCAATATTCGGAACACGAAACCCAGATCCAGAGCAACATGCAGCAATACAAGCTGCCGCGCTGGCGCTACCTGACGGTCCTGCCCTACCGTGCTTATCTGGAAGTTTCGCGCTTCTTTTCGCGCGGTTTCCAGCTGTTGAAAAACAGGTTCTTCTGA
- a CDS encoding DUF6074 family protein, with amino-acid sequence MSDQAMIGQTNPSIAFFPLANRTDLVRRSAVELDRLNGYAAVEFWKTTCRALGSELLSLGCPEDEMRVEIMDFQAAVQMELMWLHRAEEAHG; translated from the coding sequence ATGAGTGACCAAGCCATGATCGGCCAGACCAACCCGTCCATCGCCTTCTTTCCGCTTGCGAACCGCACCGATCTTGTGCGCCGTTCGGCTGTCGAACTCGACCGACTGAACGGCTATGCCGCCGTCGAATTCTGGAAGACGACATGCCGTGCCCTCGGCAGCGAACTGCTGTCTCTTGGTTGCCCGGAAGATGAGATGCGTGTTGAAATCATGGATTTCCAGGCAGCAGTCCAGATGGAACTGATGTGGCTGCATCGCGCCGAAGAAGCGCACGGCTGA
- a CDS encoding glucose/quinate/shikimate family membrane-bound PQQ-dependent dehydrogenase: MLITITAIIFGVLGLVLAVGGGQLLLLGGSLYYLVAGIVLLLTAVLLLLRRAEALWLYGLFIVGSLAWAIWEVGFDWWQLGTRGGLVVVLGLWLMVPALRRQLGPIHRRGRVAANGWPLALPVLLAIAVAVFSMTQDPYDRAGALPTEQVAAAPSLGGDVPDGDWHQYGRTPYGQRYSPLTQINTDNVDKLEVAWTYQTGDVKLPEDVGETTYQVTPLKVGNTLYLCTPHNWAIAIDAETGKEKWKFDPNAGLNPDRQHQTCRGVTYYADPAAAAGAACSARVYLPTSDARLIALDAETGAICQNFADGGTLRLEQGMPFNPAGYYYSTSPPVVAAGKIIVGGAVNDNYSTQSPSGVIRAFDVNTGALIWNWDAGNPSQTQPIGPGQTYTANSPNSWSVFSVDEQLGLVYIPLGNQVPDQLGMGRSANVEKYSSSIVALDLNTGADRWVRQTVHHDLWDMDVPAQPVLLDITNAEGVPVPALVGPTKQGDIYVLDRRTGDPIIPVKEIPAPGGAIEDDFTSPTQPVSDLSFRPKTMVESDMWGLSLIDQMMCRIAFHKLKYEGQYTPPSLEGTLVYPGNFGTFNWGSVAVDPERQVMFGMPTYLAFTSRLVPRSEIAPKGEGEKGSEQGLNRNEGAPYGVYMGPFLSPIGIPCQAPPWGTVAGVDLRTGKVAYQHRNGTVYDMTPLPLPLKVGVPGIGGPMITKGGVAFLGAAVDDYLRAYDLTSGEQLWEARLPAGGQATPMSYALDNGKQYVVMVAGGHGSVGTKPGDYVIAYKLPD, from the coding sequence ATGCTGATCACCATTACCGCCATAATCTTTGGCGTGCTGGGGCTGGTGCTTGCCGTGGGTGGCGGGCAGCTTTTGTTGCTTGGGGGCAGCCTCTATTATCTCGTTGCGGGTATCGTCCTGCTTCTCACGGCGGTGTTGCTGTTGCTCCGGCGTGCCGAGGCGCTCTGGCTCTACGGACTGTTCATCGTGGGCAGCCTGGCATGGGCCATCTGGGAGGTTGGATTTGACTGGTGGCAACTCGGAACGCGCGGCGGATTGGTCGTGGTACTCGGCCTTTGGCTGATGGTGCCGGCGCTTCGGCGACAGCTTGGCCCGATCCATCGCCGTGGTCGGGTGGCTGCGAATGGCTGGCCTCTGGCGTTGCCGGTGCTGCTCGCGATTGCTGTCGCCGTCTTCTCGATGACACAGGATCCCTACGACCGCGCCGGCGCCTTGCCAACAGAGCAGGTTGCCGCCGCCCCGAGCCTTGGCGGTGATGTCCCGGATGGTGATTGGCATCAGTATGGCCGGACGCCCTACGGCCAGCGTTATTCACCACTGACGCAGATCAACACCGACAATGTCGACAAGCTGGAAGTCGCGTGGACTTACCAGACGGGCGACGTGAAGTTGCCGGAGGATGTTGGCGAGACGACGTATCAGGTAACGCCGCTCAAGGTCGGCAATACCCTGTATCTGTGCACCCCGCATAACTGGGCGATTGCCATCGATGCCGAGACTGGCAAGGAAAAGTGGAAATTTGATCCGAATGCGGGCCTGAACCCGGACCGGCAGCACCAGACATGCCGCGGCGTGACCTACTACGCGGATCCGGCTGCTGCTGCTGGTGCGGCTTGTTCAGCGCGCGTCTATCTGCCGACTTCCGACGCGCGTCTGATTGCCCTGGATGCGGAGACTGGTGCCATTTGCCAGAATTTCGCTGATGGCGGCACGCTGCGCCTCGAACAAGGAATGCCGTTCAATCCGGCCGGCTACTATTACTCCACGTCGCCTCCGGTCGTCGCTGCCGGCAAGATCATCGTTGGTGGTGCGGTCAACGACAACTATTCGACCCAGTCGCCCTCGGGCGTCATCCGCGCTTTCGACGTCAATACGGGCGCCCTGATCTGGAATTGGGATGCCGGCAACCCAAGCCAGACACAACCGATCGGCCCTGGTCAGACCTATACGGCAAACTCGCCGAACAGTTGGTCTGTCTTTTCTGTCGATGAGCAATTGGGCCTCGTCTATATTCCGCTCGGCAATCAGGTTCCGGACCAGCTCGGCATGGGTCGCTCTGCCAATGTCGAGAAATACTCGTCGTCGATCGTGGCGCTTGATCTCAATACCGGTGCCGATCGCTGGGTGCGTCAGACCGTCCATCACGATCTCTGGGATATGGATGTTCCGGCACAACCGGTATTGCTGGATATCACCAATGCCGAAGGTGTGCCCGTGCCGGCGCTGGTCGGGCCAACCAAGCAGGGCGATATCTATGTTCTGGATCGGCGGACAGGCGATCCCATTATCCCGGTCAAGGAAATTCCGGCACCCGGTGGTGCGATCGAGGATGATTTCACATCGCCCACGCAGCCCGTTTCCGATCTGAGCTTCCGACCGAAGACAATGGTCGAGAGCGATATGTGGGGGCTCAGCCTCATCGATCAGATGATGTGCCGCATCGCCTTTCACAAGCTCAAATACGAAGGCCAATACACGCCGCCTTCGCTGGAGGGCACCCTGGTCTACCCGGGCAATTTCGGTACGTTTAACTGGGGCTCGGTCGCGGTCGATCCCGAGCGCCAGGTGATGTTCGGAATGCCAACCTATTTGGCCTTCACCTCGCGGCTGGTACCGCGATCGGAAATCGCGCCGAAGGGGGAGGGCGAAAAGGGCTCTGAACAGGGGCTGAACCGCAATGAAGGTGCGCCTTACGGTGTCTACATGGGGCCATTCCTGTCGCCGATCGGCATTCCCTGCCAGGCTCCGCCGTGGGGTACTGTCGCGGGCGTTGATCTGCGCACCGGCAAGGTTGCCTATCAACACCGCAACGGTACGGTCTACGACATGACGCCATTGCCTTTGCCGTTGAAAGTCGGGGTGCCAGGGATCGGTGGGCCGATGATCACCAAGGGAGGCGTCGCCTTCCTCGGGGCAGCCGTCGACGATTACCTGCGTGCCTATGATCTGACGAGCGGCGAGCAATTGTGGGAAGCCAGGTTGCCAGCTGGTGGCCAAGCAACGCCAATGAGTTATGCGCTCGATAACGGCAAGCAGTATGTCGTTATGGTTGCGGGCGGTCACGGATCGGTCGGCACCAAGCCGGGTGACTACGTAATCGCCTACAAGCTGCCTGATTGA
- the pncA gene encoding bifunctional nicotinamidase/pyrazinamidase — MTKALLLIDIQNGFCPGGNLPVADGDLVVPVANALMESGRYDLIVTSQDWHPADHGSFASQHPGKAPFDMGELSGQPQVMWPDHCVQGTPDAAFHPELLTAKFNYVQRKGENPAVDSYSAFRDNEKGALTGLADYLQSRQVTELDIMGLATDYCVKFSALDAIEMLPGIKVRLIADGCRGIDPKGVEDAIEAMKYAGVEIIQSSGITL; from the coding sequence ATGACCAAAGCCTTATTGTTAATTGATATTCAAAACGGGTTCTGTCCCGGTGGCAATTTGCCTGTTGCCGATGGTGATTTGGTTGTTCCTGTCGCCAATGCACTGATGGAAAGCGGTCGGTACGATTTGATCGTCACCTCCCAGGACTGGCATCCTGCCGATCACGGCAGCTTTGCCTCGCAACATCCCGGCAAGGCACCTTTCGACATGGGCGAGCTTTCGGGCCAGCCACAAGTCATGTGGCCGGACCACTGCGTTCAGGGAACACCCGACGCGGCATTTCATCCGGAACTTTTGACGGCAAAATTCAACTACGTGCAGCGAAAAGGCGAAAATCCCGCAGTCGACAGCTACTCCGCTTTTCGCGACAACGAGAAGGGCGCCCTGACTGGCCTTGCCGACTATCTCCAGTCCAGACAGGTCACCGAGCTCGACATCATGGGCCTTGCCACTGACTACTGTGTTAAATTCTCGGCCCTCGATGCGATCGAAATGCTGCCCGGCATCAAGGTCCGACTGATTGCCGACGGCTGCCGCGGCATCGATCCGAAGGGCGTTGAGGATGCGATCGAGGCAATGAAGTATGCAGGTGTCGAAATCATCCAGAGCAGCGGAATCACGCTCTGA
- the panC gene encoding pantoate--beta-alanine ligase: MEIITTIAALREKLAPRRRAGHTIGFVPTMGYLHQGHLSLVAHAKAENDVTVVSIFVNPLQFGKSEDLDKYPRDLQRDSAMLEKAGVDFIFAPSVTDMYPEPMQTVVDLPKLGSELEGEARPGHFAGVATVVSKLFNIVQPNAAYFGEKDYQQVTIIHKMVQDLALPVRIVPVETVREPDGLACSSRNVYLSKEERAAAVIVPKTLAEADRLLLAGVRDVKTLEARLIDFLKTEPLANPEVVAIRHPVTLAKLETIDGPALVLLFVRFGQTKLLDNRVIGHQANAGMEAA; encoded by the coding sequence ATGGAAATCATCACCACGATCGCCGCATTGCGGGAAAAGCTCGCGCCCCGCCGCCGCGCCGGCCATACGATCGGTTTTGTGCCGACCATGGGCTATCTGCATCAGGGCCACCTGAGCCTTGTCGCGCATGCCAAGGCCGAGAATGACGTGACGGTCGTATCGATCTTCGTCAACCCGCTGCAATTCGGCAAAAGCGAAGATCTGGACAAATATCCACGCGACCTGCAGCGCGACAGCGCCATGCTGGAGAAGGCCGGCGTCGATTTCATTTTCGCGCCTTCGGTCACCGACATGTATCCCGAACCGATGCAGACGGTGGTTGATCTGCCGAAGCTCGGCTCCGAGCTCGAGGGGGAAGCCCGGCCCGGCCATTTCGCCGGCGTCGCCACGGTAGTCTCCAAGCTTTTCAATATCGTCCAGCCCAATGCGGCCTATTTCGGCGAGAAAGACTACCAGCAGGTCACCATCATCCATAAGATGGTCCAGGACCTCGCGCTCCCGGTCCGCATCGTTCCTGTCGAAACGGTCCGTGAACCGGACGGCCTCGCGTGCTCCTCGCGCAATGTCTATCTGTCGAAAGAGGAACGCGCGGCGGCCGTGATCGTGCCGAAGACGCTTGCCGAAGCCGATCGCCTTCTGCTCGCCGGCGTCCGCGACGTGAAGACCCTTGAGGCGCGGCTGATCGACTTCCTCAAGACCGAACCTCTTGCCAATCCCGAAGTCGTGGCGATCCGCCACCCTGTAACGCTCGCAAAGCTCGAAACGATCGACGGCCCTGCCCTGGTCCTTCTTTTTGTACGTTTCGGCCAGACCAAACTTCTCGACAATCGCGTCATCGGCCACCAGGCCAACGCCGGCATGGAGGCCGCCTGA
- the panB gene encoding 3-methyl-2-oxobutanoate hydroxymethyltransferase — MSTPPRQKRFTPADITALKGQRAIVSLTAYTTPIARLLDNHCDLLLVGDSLGMVLYGLETTVGVTMEMMIAHGQAVMRGANRACVIVDLPFGSYQESKEQAFRNAARIMKETGCDGVKLEGGAEMAETVAFLVARGVPVFGHIGLMPQQVNTSGGYRSKGHSDKEQDKIRADAKAIDEAGAFAMVIEGTVEPLAREITATVGAATIGIGASPACDGQVLVSDDMLGLFNDFKPRFVKHFANLAQVISAAAENYATEVQARSFPAPEHTFQIRPKR, encoded by the coding sequence ATGAGCACACCACCTCGCCAGAAACGCTTCACACCTGCCGACATCACTGCGCTGAAGGGCCAGCGGGCAATAGTCTCCCTCACCGCCTATACGACGCCGATTGCGCGATTGCTGGACAACCATTGCGATCTTCTACTGGTCGGTGACAGCCTCGGCATGGTGCTCTACGGCCTGGAGACAACTGTCGGCGTCACCATGGAGATGATGATCGCCCACGGACAGGCGGTCATGCGCGGCGCAAACCGTGCCTGCGTCATCGTCGACTTGCCCTTCGGCTCCTATCAGGAGTCCAAAGAACAGGCCTTCCGCAATGCCGCCCGCATCATGAAGGAAACCGGCTGCGACGGCGTAAAGCTTGAGGGTGGTGCGGAAATGGCCGAGACCGTCGCATTTCTGGTTGCCCGCGGCGTGCCGGTCTTCGGCCATATCGGCCTGATGCCGCAGCAGGTCAACACCTCCGGCGGCTACCGCTCCAAGGGCCACAGCGACAAGGAACAGGACAAGATCCGCGCGGATGCCAAGGCGATCGACGAGGCTGGGGCATTTGCCATGGTCATCGAAGGGACCGTTGAACCCCTGGCGCGCGAAATCACGGCGACCGTCGGTGCGGCAACCATCGGCATTGGCGCCTCTCCGGCTTGCGACGGACAGGTCCTCGTATCCGACGACATGCTCGGCCTGTTCAATGATTTCAAGCCGCGTTTCGTCAAGCATTTTGCCAATCTGGCACAGGTCATTTCGGCCGCGGCTGAAAATTACGCAACCGAGGTTCAGGCACGCAGCTTCCCCGCCCCCGAGCATACTTTCCAGATCCGCCCGAAGCGGTAA
- a CDS encoding DUF2164 domain-containing protein — protein sequence MEKLDFSKEEQARLVAQIQSHFHDEFDLELGRFEAEGIAAFFSNVLGPQFYNRGLHDAQAVLANQIDLFNDAVYQLERASKT from the coding sequence TTGGAGAAACTCGATTTTTCAAAGGAAGAGCAGGCTCGCCTCGTGGCGCAGATCCAGTCTCATTTTCACGATGAATTCGATCTGGAACTGGGACGCTTCGAAGCGGAGGGCATCGCTGCGTTCTTTTCAAACGTGCTCGGGCCGCAATTTTACAATCGCGGTCTGCACGATGCCCAGGCCGTTTTGGCCAATCAGATCGACCTGTTCAACGATGCCGTCTATCAGCTCGAGCGGGCTTCAAAGACGTAG
- a CDS encoding AzlC family ABC transporter permease, which produces MSRSEFRDGITRSIPIVVSASPFAVLFGAIAIANGQTVGEVALTSSTIFAGASQLVGIELFGHHVPAWLIVLSIFAVNFRHVLYSAALAPFVEHFSVSQKAATFFLLTDPQFAETLKRAETGTKVTFAWYMGLGLPIFVAWVLLSVVGAYFGRLMGDPARFGFDVLLPIYFLALVLGFRRRSNFLPVVIVSALASAIAHKTVGSPWHVSIGALAGVLAAALMPPAKAEEAKSASGAAAEDSK; this is translated from the coding sequence ATGTCACGCTCAGAGTTCAGAGACGGGATCACCCGGTCCATTCCAATTGTCGTCTCCGCAAGCCCCTTTGCCGTGCTCTTCGGCGCCATTGCCATTGCAAACGGCCAGACCGTCGGCGAGGTCGCACTGACCAGCAGCACCATCTTCGCCGGCGCAAGCCAGCTTGTCGGCATTGAATTGTTCGGCCACCATGTCCCGGCCTGGTTGATCGTCTTGTCGATCTTTGCGGTCAATTTCCGCCATGTGCTCTATTCCGCGGCGCTCGCCCCCTTTGTCGAACATTTCTCCGTGTCACAGAAGGCTGCAACCTTCTTCCTGCTCACCGATCCGCAATTCGCCGAAACACTGAAGCGTGCAGAGACCGGCACGAAGGTGACCTTTGCCTGGTACATGGGGCTGGGATTGCCAATTTTTGTCGCCTGGGTCCTGCTCAGCGTCGTCGGCGCCTATTTCGGCCGCTTGATGGGAGACCCTGCCCGTTTCGGCTTTGACGTGCTGCTTCCGATCTATTTTCTCGCTCTGGTGCTGGGTTTTCGCCGCCGCAGCAATTTCCTGCCGGTCGTCATCGTCAGCGCGCTCGCTTCGGCAATCGCCCACAAGACCGTCGGTTCGCCATGGCATGTCAGCATTGGCGCGCTGGCCGGCGTTCTGGCTGCCGCGCTGATGCCGCCTGCAAAGGCTGAGGAAGCGAAATCCGCCTCCGGTGCGGCTGCGGAGGACAGCAAGTGA
- a CDS encoding AzlD family protein has product MVAIILASAVATYVTRIGGYVLIRKMKNIPPRMEAALNAVPAAVLTTLVAPAFFAGGIEVKIALAVSLLAGMRLSTIPMLLAGWAVAVAIRHLGG; this is encoded by the coding sequence ATGGTGGCAATCATTCTCGCCTCGGCGGTCGCAACCTATGTCACGCGCATCGGCGGCTATGTCCTGATCCGCAAGATGAAAAACATACCGCCGCGGATGGAGGCCGCTCTCAATGCCGTCCCCGCCGCCGTTCTGACCACGCTTGTGGCGCCGGCATTCTTTGCAGGCGGCATCGAAGTCAAGATTGCGCTTGCGGTCAGCCTGTTGGCGGGCATGCGCCTGTCGACAATCCCGATGCTGCTGGCTGGCTGGGCCGTCGCCGTCGCGATCCGCCATCTCGGTGGCTGA